The DNA window GTACATCCGGGCCTATTTCGAGCGCTACGCGGGGGTGCGGAGGTTCATCGACGCGACCATCGCGGAGGTGCGAAAGACGGGTACGACCCGCACGCTATTCGGGCGCGAGAGGCCCATCCCCGATATCAATTCCCGCAACCCCAATGCCCGCGGTTTCGCCGAGCGCACGGCCGTGAACTCGCCGCTCCAGGGCACGGCGGCGGATCTGATCAAGCTCGCAATGGTGCGGATCGCGCGCAAACTCGAAGGCTATCAGGCGGCGCTGCTGCTCCAGGTGCACGATGAGCTGGTGCTAGAGGCCCCGCCCGACGAGGTCCGCACGGTCTCCGCAATGGTGAAAAGTGAAATGGAAGGCGTCGGGGAACTGGCAGTGCCGCTGGTGGTGGACGTCGGGTCGGGCGTGAACTGGCGAGACGCGAAATAGCAGGGGGTGTATTAGCCCGAACGAGGTGTCTGCACGAGGACCACTTCAACGGATGGGCATCTCATGTCGCAGGAGCCAGTTTCCGGTAAGCCCACATTACGTCCACAACCTCCGCAGTTGCGTTGGTTTCCGGTTAGCGAGTAAGTAGCCCCGCAACGGCTCGCACGCCATGTCGGCAGGACGGGGCTGTGGCCCATCTGTCCGGCATCGTCACAGCAGAGGCGCCGATAACTCGTATACAATCGAAGCCATGACGCCGGCACCAGCGGTTCCGCGGTCACACGCCGAACAGGAATTCTGGCGGATGTTCCACTCGCTGCCATCAAAAGCAACTACGGCTACCTCAAGGTTCACAATCTCGCAGCTGCAGAACGTGCCATCTACGATCAGTATCAGCGTGACGCGCATTTTTGGACGCTGACGACCTATTCCCTTCAGACCACTTTCTTCATTGCGTTTGGTCGGATTTTCGATCGGCGTCGTGATACATTCTCGGTCCACAAACTCGTGGAGACCACGGTACAGCATCCCGACTTCTTTTTAAGAGCAGCACTGAGGGAGCGAAAGCGGCAGGCTTTTGACATCACTGGCCCGGATCCTCAATGGCTTCTGGATTATGTGAGCCAGGCATGGGAGCCAAGGACCGCTGACCTCGAAGTGCTGCGGGACGCTCTCGTTCCGCACTACAATACTTTCAAGAGCATCTACCAACCAATTCGGCACAAGTATTTTGCCCACCGCGGAGTGGACAGCCAACAGGCGATCACTGCCTTGTTCAGCCAGACTCTGTTTGGCGACGTAGCTCGCATTCTCGGCTTCCTGCACACGTTGCTGTGGGCCATTCAAGAGATGGCATCGAATGCACGACGCCCAGACCTAACGAATCTAACGGACTTCAACAAATACGTACGGAGCCTGGATGAGCAGATCGAGCAGTTCGTCCGAAGGCTGGCTCTTCGTTAAGATCACGCCCTGCGCGGGAATGCGTCCAACCGTTACGCGCCTCTGAAGTTGCAAAGAGCAGGACGAAGTGTTGAAGCAAGCTGAGGGATAACGGCCGATGCCCGATGGTCAACCGCTTCGAATCGACAACATTGATCCTCCCTTCGACGATACGGACCTGAAGGGAAAGCGGTATCTCTACCACTACACTAGGGCCGAAGTGGCACTGGGCCATATCTTGAGGGACGAGCGCCTTCGTCTCTCTCCCTACTCGGATCTGAACGACCCCAAGGAAGCAAAAGACTGGATCATGACTGTCGGCGCTGCAACAGACGGTGGCGCGACGGCTGGGAGAATATGGTGCGAGATGTCGGAACGCATCAAGGGCAGGACCCGTCTGCTGTGCTTCACTTCCGATGGCTATGGCTTGAAGCGCGAGCCGCAAGACATCGACGATTTCTGGGAAGCGCGGGGCTTTGCACGCCCGACTATGTGGGCGCACTACGCCGAGAATCACCGGGGAATCGCGTTAGTCTTCGACCGCAGGAAGCTGTTAGCGAATGCCATTGCGG is part of the Terriglobales bacterium genome and encodes:
- a CDS encoding DUF2971 domain-containing protein — protein: MPDGQPLRIDNIDPPFDDTDLKGKRYLYHYTRAEVALGHILRDERLRLSPYSDLNDPKEAKDWIMTVGAATDGGATAGRIWCEMSERIKGRTRLLCFTSDGYGLKREPQDIDDFWEARGFARPTMWAHYAENHRGIALVFDRRKLLANAIAELKAKGQLHYGHVSYRMLDEADGWSAFSFNSADWESLPAYQGVLRHLEQHRRWLFFTKHPDWASEQKCRIVGFGDFERHEFISTKSALVEIIFGDRASAATANRCYEFGAKLGVIVSKVDWHNGRPYRMIQQHAPKMVANGPP
- a CDS encoding DNA polymerase; amino-acid sequence: YIRAYFERYAGVRRFIDATIAEVRKTGTTRTLFGRERPIPDINSRNPNARGFAERTAVNSPLQGTAADLIKLAMVRIARKLEGYQAALLLQVHDELVLEAPPDEVRTVSAMVKSEMEGVGELAVPLVVDVGSGVNWRDAK